A region of Polyangiaceae bacterium DNA encodes the following proteins:
- a CDS encoding type II toxin-antitoxin system VapC family toxin yields the protein MTDSGYIDTSCLLKLLLPEPESGAVAELVTEQKRLIVSSLAELEARSQLSALRRGGAMRPSQYRASTERLDVLMGQAPFEPVPLGGDVFDAAIAQVRERGTVHCRTLDRLHLAAMQVLEIAVLLTTDRQQAAAARGLGLRVLLP from the coding sequence ATGACTGACTCCGGCTACATCGACACGAGCTGCCTCCTGAAGTTGCTCCTGCCAGAGCCGGAGAGTGGCGCGGTGGCCGAGCTGGTCACCGAGCAAAAGAGGCTCATCGTGTCGTCCCTCGCCGAGCTGGAAGCGCGCTCGCAGCTCTCCGCCCTGCGCCGGGGCGGCGCCATGCGACCTTCGCAGTATCGAGCTTCGACCGAGCGACTCGACGTCCTGATGGGCCAGGCCCCGTTCGAGCCGGTCCCCCTCGGGGGCGACGTATTCGACGCTGCCATAGCCCAGGTTCGGGAGCGAGGGACCGTCCACTGCCGCACCCTCGATCGCCTCCACTTGGCGGCGATGCAGGTCTTGGAGATCGCGGTCCTGCTCACCACTGACCGACAACAGGCGGCCGCGGCACGCGGCCTGGGTCTACGCGTCCTTCTGCCTTAG
- the cysK gene encoding cysteine synthase A, whose protein sequence is MPIYEDNSRSIGRTPLVRVSRITAGAPATVLAKIEGRNPAYSVKCRIGAAMIWDAEKQGLLGPGKAIVEATSGNTGIALAFAAASRGIECVLTMPETMSLERRKVLVAFGAKLVLTPGAQGMKGAIARAEELASSEPNRYVLMRQFENPANPGIHETTTGPEIWEDTGGNTDVLVAGVGTGGTLTGVSRFFEKVKGKALHSVAVEPVASPVISQTLAGQAPAPSPHKIQGIGAGFVPKNLDLSFVDQVEQVTNEEAIEMARRLAKDEGILAGISCGAAMTVALRLANDPRFAGKTIVVVLPDSGERYLTGALYEGLFDEVVAAKGS, encoded by the coding sequence ATGCCCATCTACGAAGACAACTCCCGATCCATCGGGCGCACGCCGCTCGTGCGCGTGAGCCGCATCACCGCCGGCGCGCCGGCCACGGTGCTCGCCAAGATCGAAGGGCGGAACCCCGCGTATTCGGTGAAGTGCCGCATCGGCGCCGCCATGATCTGGGACGCCGAGAAGCAGGGGCTGCTCGGTCCCGGCAAGGCCATCGTCGAGGCGACCAGCGGCAACACCGGCATCGCGCTGGCGTTCGCCGCGGCGTCGCGGGGCATCGAGTGCGTGCTGACCATGCCGGAGACGATGAGCCTCGAGCGTCGCAAGGTGCTGGTGGCGTTCGGCGCCAAGCTGGTGCTCACCCCGGGCGCGCAGGGCATGAAGGGCGCCATCGCCCGGGCCGAGGAGCTGGCGAGCAGCGAGCCGAATCGATACGTGCTCATGCGCCAGTTCGAGAACCCCGCCAACCCCGGCATCCACGAGACCACGACGGGTCCCGAGATCTGGGAGGACACCGGCGGCAACACCGATGTGCTCGTGGCCGGCGTCGGCACCGGCGGCACCCTCACCGGCGTGAGCCGCTTCTTCGAGAAGGTGAAGGGCAAAGCGCTCCACTCCGTCGCCGTCGAGCCGGTGGCCTCGCCGGTCATCTCACAGACGCTGGCGGGACAGGCCCCCGCGCCGTCGCCGCACAAGATCCAGGGCATCGGCGCCGGCTTCGTGCCGAAGAACCTGGACCTGTCGTTCGTCGATCAGGTCGAGCAGGTCACGAACGAGGAGGCCATCGAGATGGCGCGCCGGCTGGCGAAGGACGAGGGCATTCTGGCCGGGATCTCCTGCGGTGCCGCCATGACGGTCGCGCTGCGCCTGGCCAACGATCCGCGCTTCGCCGGCAAGACCATCGTGGTCGTGCTGCCCGACTCCGGCGAGCGCTACCTCACGGGGGCCCTGTACGAAGGCCTGTTCGACGAGGTGGTCGCGGCCAAGGGGAGCTGA